A genomic stretch from Longimicrobium sp. includes:
- the idi gene encoding isopentenyl-diphosphate Delta-isomerase, producing the protein MDDARETVVLVDEQDREVGLAEKLEAHRTGVLHRAFSVFVLSSRGELLLQRRAAGKYHSPGRWTNTCCGHPRPGEPVAAAARRRLREEMGIDCELTRLGGFVYRAEVGGGLLEHEYDHVFIGRHDADPAPDPAEASEWRWISPAAALAEAESSPDAFTPWFALALRELMRLRGNDEASDAA; encoded by the coding sequence ATGGACGACGCGCGGGAGACGGTGGTGCTGGTCGACGAGCAGGACCGCGAGGTGGGGCTGGCGGAGAAGCTGGAGGCGCACAGGACGGGCGTGCTGCACCGCGCGTTCAGCGTCTTCGTCCTGAGCTCGCGGGGCGAACTGCTGCTGCAGCGCCGCGCCGCGGGGAAGTACCACTCGCCCGGGCGATGGACGAACACCTGCTGCGGCCACCCGCGCCCCGGCGAGCCCGTCGCCGCGGCCGCGCGCCGCCGCCTGCGCGAGGAGATGGGCATCGACTGCGAGCTCACGCGGCTCGGCGGCTTCGTCTACCGCGCCGAGGTCGGCGGCGGGCTGCTGGAGCACGAGTACGACCACGTCTTCATCGGCCGCCACGACGCCGATCCCGCGCCCGACCCCGCCGAAGCCTCCGAGTGGCGCTGGATCTCTCCCGCCGCCGCCCTCGCCGAGGCGGAGTCGTCCCCCGACGCCTTCACCCCCTGGTTCGCCCTCGCCCTGCGCGAGCTGATGCGGCTCCGCGGAAACGACGAGGCTTCGGACGCCGCCTGA
- a CDS encoding GNAT family N-acetyltransferase, whose product MSDALVLREMTEDDLPVLFEYQLQPAARHMAAFTPKDSEDREAYLARWKKIIASDTTLPMTVLLDGQVVGMIGGFERDGEPEVTYWIGEEHWGKGIATRGLSRFLERYGKRPLYARVVKDNAASIRVLEKCGFVACGEDRGFANARGEEVDEVVYRLG is encoded by the coding sequence GTGAGCGACGCGCTCGTCCTGCGGGAGATGACGGAGGACGATCTCCCGGTACTCTTCGAATACCAGCTCCAGCCCGCCGCTCGCCACATGGCGGCCTTCACGCCGAAGGACTCGGAGGACCGCGAGGCCTACCTCGCGCGCTGGAAGAAGATCATCGCCAGCGACACCACCCTCCCCATGACGGTGCTCCTCGACGGGCAGGTCGTGGGGATGATCGGGGGCTTCGAGCGCGACGGCGAGCCCGAGGTGACGTACTGGATCGGGGAGGAGCACTGGGGAAAGGGGATCGCGACCCGGGGCCTCTCGCGCTTCCTGGAGCGGTACGGGAAGCGCCCGCTCTACGCGCGCGTGGTGAAGGACAACGCCGCCTCCATCCGGGTGCTGGAGAAGTGCGGCTTCGTCGCCTGCGGCGAGGACAGGGGGTTCGCCAACGCGCGTGGCGAGGAGGTGGACGAGGTGGTCTACCGACTCGGCTAG
- a CDS encoding glycosyltransferase, with protein sequence MKLVVFGLTISSSWGNGHATLWRGLTRALVRRGHTVVFFERDVPYYAGARDLWEIPGGELVLYPNWEQVLPHARRHLADADVAMVTSYCHDGPAACALVLESQAQARVFYDLDTPVTLDSLRTGRPVAYLPPDGLGGFDLVLSYTGGRALDELRTRLGARRVAPLYGHVDPEVHRPAAPLEPRRADLSYLGTYAADRQAALEALFVEPARRMPGRLFLMAGAQYPDDFPWTPNLCFRRHLPPAEHPAFLCSSALTLNVTRRAMAEMGFCPSGRLFEASACGVPILTDAWEGLETFFTPGEEVLVAGTTEEAIAAISAPRERLERVARAARERTLAEHTSERRAVELEEALESAIGGGGGESAWGGEGAEENELAMEV encoded by the coding sequence ATGAAGCTCGTCGTCTTCGGCCTCACCATCAGCTCCTCGTGGGGGAACGGCCACGCCACCCTCTGGCGGGGCCTCACCCGCGCGCTGGTCCGCCGCGGCCACACGGTCGTCTTCTTCGAGCGCGACGTGCCGTACTACGCCGGGGCGCGCGACCTGTGGGAGATCCCCGGCGGCGAGCTGGTGCTGTACCCGAACTGGGAGCAGGTCCTCCCCCACGCGCGCCGCCACCTGGCCGACGCCGACGTGGCCATGGTCACCTCGTACTGCCACGACGGCCCCGCCGCCTGCGCCCTGGTGCTGGAGTCGCAGGCGCAGGCGCGCGTCTTCTACGACCTCGACACGCCCGTCACCCTCGACTCGCTGCGCACGGGCAGGCCCGTCGCCTACCTCCCGCCCGACGGGCTGGGCGGCTTCGACCTGGTGCTGAGCTACACCGGCGGGCGCGCGCTCGACGAGCTCCGGACCCGGCTCGGCGCCCGCCGCGTGGCGCCGCTCTACGGGCACGTCGACCCCGAGGTGCACCGCCCCGCGGCGCCGCTGGAGCCGCGCCGTGCCGACCTGAGCTACCTGGGCACCTACGCCGCCGACCGGCAGGCCGCGCTGGAGGCGCTCTTCGTGGAGCCCGCGCGGCGCATGCCCGGGCGCCTCTTCCTGATGGCGGGCGCGCAGTACCCCGACGACTTCCCCTGGACGCCCAATCTCTGCTTCCGCCGCCACCTGCCGCCGGCCGAGCACCCGGCGTTCCTCTGCTCGTCGGCCCTGACGCTGAACGTCACGCGCCGCGCGATGGCGGAGATGGGCTTCTGCCCCTCCGGGCGGCTCTTCGAGGCGTCCGCCTGCGGCGTGCCGATCCTCACCGATGCCTGGGAGGGGCTGGAGACCTTCTTCACCCCCGGCGAAGAGGTCCTGGTCGCCGGGACGACGGAAGAGGCGATCGCGGCGATCTCCGCCCCGCGCGAGCGGCTGGAGCGCGTGGCCCGGGCCGCGCGCGAGCGGACGCTGGCCGAGCACACCTCCGAGCGGCGGGCGGTGGAGCTGGAGGAGGCGCTGGAGTCGGCGATCGGCGGCGGCGGCGGGGAGTCGGCGTGGGGCGGGGAAGGGGCCGAGGAGAACGAGCTGGCGATGGAGGTGTGA